A stretch of the Sphingosinithalassobacter tenebrarum genome encodes the following:
- a CDS encoding FAD binding domain-containing protein, with the protein MRAFTYERAASPADAAGAIATRQGAKFIAGGTNLLDLMKLEIETPTHLVDVQDLGLDDIEETEDGGLRIGTLVTNTALAAHPRVRRDYGVLTRAIVAGASGQLRNKATTGGNLLQRTRCPYFYDPNMPCNKRKPGSGCAAIAGASRQLGVIGTSDKCIATYPGDMAVAMRLLDAVVETVKSNGETRAIPIADFHRLWGDTPHIETVLEPDELITAVTLPRPLGGTHLYHKVRDRRSYAFALVSVAAVIQPDGTGRVAFGGVAPRPWRVEAADALLPQGAKAVVDRAFADARPTEDNAFKIPLAERTLAGVIAEARS; encoded by the coding sequence ATGCGAGCATTCACTTATGAACGCGCCGCTTCGCCCGCCGATGCGGCCGGGGCGATCGCCACGCGGCAGGGCGCCAAGTTCATCGCCGGCGGCACCAATCTGCTCGATCTGATGAAGCTGGAGATCGAAACGCCGACTCACCTGGTCGATGTGCAGGATCTCGGGCTCGACGACATCGAGGAAACCGAAGATGGCGGCTTGCGTATCGGCACGCTGGTGACCAACACCGCGCTTGCCGCGCACCCGCGCGTGCGCCGCGATTACGGCGTGCTGACCCGCGCGATCGTCGCCGGTGCCTCCGGCCAGTTGCGCAACAAGGCGACCACCGGCGGCAATCTGCTCCAGCGCACGCGCTGCCCCTATTTCTATGACCCCAACATGCCGTGCAACAAGCGCAAGCCCGGCAGCGGCTGCGCGGCGATCGCGGGCGCTTCGCGGCAGCTTGGCGTGATCGGCACGTCGGACAAGTGCATCGCCACCTATCCCGGCGACATGGCGGTCGCGATGCGGCTGCTCGACGCAGTGGTCGAAACGGTGAAATCGAACGGCGAAACCCGCGCGATTCCGATCGCGGACTTTCATCGCCTGTGGGGCGATACGCCGCATATCGAAACGGTGCTCGAGCCTGACGAGCTGATCACTGCGGTCACGCTGCCGCGTCCGCTGGGCGGTACCCATCTCTATCACAAGGTACGCGACCGGCGCTCCTATGCCTTTGCGCTGGTTTCGGTCGCGGCGGTGATCCAGCCCGACGGCACGGGCCGCGTCGCATTCGGCGGCGTCGCGCCCAGGCCCTGGCGTGTCGAGGCCGCCGATGCGCTGCTGCCGCAGGGGGCGAAGGCGGTGGTCGACCGCGCCTTTGCCGACGCCCGCCCGACTGAAGACAACGCATTCAAGATCCCGCTGGCGGAACGCACGCTGGCCGGAGTGATCGCCGAAGCAAGGAGCTGA
- the paoA gene encoding aldehyde dehydrogenase iron-sulfur subunit PaoA, which yields MRDDNHFTVSRRGILMGGAASMAASTIAGNEAKAERMATQTGTPTMTTTMTVNGTQHELQLDPRTTLLDTLREHLRLTGTKKGCDHGQCGACTVMVNGTRINSCLSLAVMHEGDEVTTIEGLGDPENLHPMQAAFVKHDGYQCGYCTPGQICSAVATLEEIRAGVPSHVTEDLTGDMQASNMEMRERMSGNICRCGAYSNILDAMTEVAEG from the coding sequence ATGCGTGACGACAATCACTTCACGGTGTCGCGGCGCGGCATCCTGATGGGAGGTGCCGCCAGCATGGCCGCTTCCACCATCGCCGGAAACGAAGCAAAGGCCGAACGCATGGCGACGCAGACGGGCACTCCGACGATGACCACGACGATGACGGTCAACGGCACGCAACATGAATTGCAGCTCGATCCGCGAACGACGCTGCTGGATACGCTGCGCGAACATCTGCGGCTGACCGGCACCAAGAAGGGGTGCGACCACGGCCAGTGCGGCGCCTGCACGGTGATGGTCAACGGCACGCGCATCAACAGCTGTCTCAGTCTGGCGGTGATGCACGAAGGCGACGAAGTGACGACGATCGAGGGGCTCGGCGATCCCGAGAATCTGCACCCGATGCAGGCGGCGTTCGTCAAGCATGACGGCTATCAATGCGGCTATTGCACGCCGGGGCAGATTTGTTCGGCGGTTGCGACGCTCGAGGAAATCCGCGCCGGCGTGCCCAGCCACGTCACCGAGGATCTGACCGGCGACATGCAGGCGAGCAATATGGAAATGCGCGAGCGGATGAGCGGCAATATCTGCCGTTGCGGCGCCTATTCGAACATTCTCGATGCCATGACCGAAGTCGCGGAGGGCTGA
- a CDS encoding competence/damage-inducible protein A — protein sequence MSDRIWTAGLTVIGDEILSGRTQDKNVAQLATWLNAQGIRLGEVRVVADRQEAIVEAVDTLRARYDYCFTTGGIGPTHDDITVDAIAAALGVPVVIHPEARAMLEAHYETRGGLTDMRLRMARVPEGASLIANRMSGAPGIHIGNIYVLAGVPHIAAGMLDALTGQLEGGLPLVARTIGCWVAESEIAELLATVERSREGVTIGSYPFFREGRVGANFVVRSTSQEDVDASIADLTAGLEGQGRTVVEGGI from the coding sequence ATGTCGGATAGGATCTGGACGGCGGGCCTGACCGTCATCGGCGACGAGATATTGTCGGGCCGCACGCAGGACAAGAATGTGGCGCAACTCGCCACCTGGCTCAACGCGCAGGGGATTCGCCTGGGCGAAGTGCGCGTCGTCGCCGATCGCCAGGAAGCCATCGTCGAGGCGGTCGACACGCTGCGTGCCCGCTATGATTATTGCTTCACCACCGGCGGCATCGGCCCGACGCATGACGACATCACTGTCGATGCGATCGCCGCCGCGCTCGGCGTGCCGGTGGTCATCCATCCCGAAGCGCGCGCGATGCTGGAAGCGCATTACGAAACGCGCGGCGGGCTCACCGACATGCGGCTGCGCATGGCGCGTGTCCCCGAAGGCGCGAGCCTGATCGCCAATCGCATGTCGGGCGCGCCGGGCATCCATATCGGGAATATCTATGTGCTCGCCGGCGTGCCGCATATCGCCGCGGGCATGCTCGATGCGCTGACCGGTCAGCTCGAGGGCGGGTTGCCGCTGGTCGCGCGGACCATCGGCTGCTGGGTCGCCGAAAGCGAAATTGCCGAACTGCTGGCGACGGTGGAGCGGTCCCGCGAAGGCGTGACGATCGGCAGCTATCCCTTTTTCCGCGAAGGGCGGGTCGGCGCCAATTTCGTCGTCCGCTCCACGTCGCAGGAGGATGTCGATGCCAGCATCGCCGATCTGACCGCCGGGCTGGAGGGGCAGGGGCGTACCGTGGTCGAAGGCGGGATCTGA
- the map gene encoding type I methionyl aminopeptidase, translating to MTEYVSVTEATPQARTGAIKLHGPEGFEGMRKAGRLAAEILDALVPHVVPGVTTGELDDIVRTMTFDGGGTPATLGYRGYTHSCCISINHVVCHGIPGDRVIKDGDILNIDVTPMVDGWHGDTSRMFLAGDVPIKAKRLVDVTYECLMLGIDQAKPGNYLGDISHAIQQHAEKHRYGVVRDFCGHGLGQIFHDAPEVVHVGRPGTGPELKPGMFFTIEPMINIGRPDVKLLDDGWTAVTRDRSLSAQFEHSIGITEEGCEIFTTSPKGLNAPPYS from the coding sequence ATGACCGAATATGTAAGCGTAACCGAAGCAACGCCGCAGGCGCGCACCGGCGCCATCAAACTGCATGGCCCCGAGGGATTCGAGGGGATGCGCAAGGCCGGGCGCCTTGCCGCCGAAATTCTCGACGCGCTGGTGCCGCATGTCGTGCCGGGCGTGACGACCGGCGAACTCGACGACATCGTCCGCACCATGACGTTCGACGGCGGCGGCACGCCCGCGACGCTCGGCTATCGCGGCTATACGCACAGCTGCTGCATTTCGATCAACCATGTCGTGTGCCACGGAATTCCGGGCGATCGCGTGATCAAGGACGGCGATATCCTGAACATCGACGTGACGCCGATGGTCGATGGCTGGCACGGCGATACCAGCCGCATGTTCCTGGCGGGCGACGTGCCGATCAAGGCGAAGCGGCTGGTCGACGTTACCTATGAGTGCCTGATGCTCGGCATCGACCAGGCGAAGCCGGGCAACTATCTGGGCGACATCAGCCATGCGATTCAGCAGCATGCCGAAAAGCACCGCTATGGCGTGGTGCGCGATTTCTGCGGGCACGGGCTGGGGCAGATATTTCACGACGCGCCCGAAGTCGTCCATGTCGGCCGCCCGGGCACGGGGCCGGAGCTGAAGCCCGGCATGTTCTTCACGATCGAGCCGATGATCAATATCGGCCGCCCCGATGTGAAGCTGCTCGACGACGGCTGGACGGCAGTGACGCGCGACCGCTCGCTGTCGGCGCAGTTCGAACATTCGATCGGGATTACCGAGGAAGGGTGCGAGATCTTCACCACCAGCCCCAAGGGTCTCAACGCGCCGCCCTATTCCTGA
- a CDS encoding P-II family nitrogen regulator, giving the protein MKKIEAIIKPFKLDEVKEALHEVGVSGITVTEAKGFGRQKGHTELYRGAEYVVDFLPKVKLEVVVDDAVAERVVEAVANAAQTGRIGDGKVFVMPVETALRIRTGERDDDAI; this is encoded by the coding sequence GTGAAAAAGATCGAAGCGATCATCAAGCCGTTCAAGCTCGATGAAGTAAAGGAAGCGCTGCACGAAGTGGGCGTTTCGGGAATCACCGTGACCGAGGCCAAGGGCTTCGGACGCCAGAAGGGCCACACCGAACTCTATCGCGGTGCGGAATATGTCGTCGACTTCCTGCCCAAGGTGAAGCTGGAAGTCGTCGTCGACGACGCTGTCGCCGAACGCGTAGTCGAAGCAGTCGCGAATGCCGCCCAGACCGGACGGATCGGCGACGGCAAGGTGTTCGTGATGCCGGTGGAAACCGCGCTGCGCATCCGCACGGGCGAGCGTGACGACGACGCCATTTGA
- the glnA gene encoding type I glutamate--ammonia ligase: MANDAGTILKMIKEQEIEWVDLRFTDPKGKWQHLTMVSGVIGEDELTDGLMFDGSSIAGWKAINESDMILKPDLDAVYIDPFSATPMMILFCDIVEPSTGEWYARDPRSTAKRAEVHLKSLGIGDTVYVGPEAEFFMFDDVRFETSYSTSYFAIDDIELPTNSGKEYEAGNLAHRPRAKGGYFPVAPVDSATDIRGEMVSTMMEMGLPCDKHHHEVAAAQHELGLTFGTLVETADRMQIYKYVVHMVAQAYGKTATFMPKPIKEDNGSGMHTHMSIWDGGNPLFAGDGYAGLSEMCLYFIGGVIKHAKALNAFTNPTTNSYKRLVPGYEAPVLLAYSSRNRSASCRIPYGAGSKAKRVEFRFPDAMANPYLCYAALLMAGLDGIQNKIHPGDPMDKNLYDLPPAELEAVPTVAGSLREALDSLEADMDFLLKGDVFTKDQVEAYIELKREDVAAWEMTPSPVEFDMYYSA, translated from the coding sequence ATGGCGAATGATGCGGGTACGATCCTGAAGATGATCAAGGAGCAGGAGATCGAGTGGGTCGACCTGCGTTTCACCGACCCGAAGGGCAAGTGGCAGCATCTGACGATGGTGTCGGGCGTGATCGGCGAGGACGAACTGACCGACGGGCTGATGTTCGACGGTTCGTCGATCGCGGGCTGGAAGGCGATTAACGAATCCGACATGATCCTGAAGCCGGATCTCGACGCTGTTTACATCGATCCGTTCTCGGCGACGCCGATGATGATCCTGTTCTGCGACATCGTCGAACCGTCGACCGGCGAATGGTATGCGCGCGATCCGCGCTCGACCGCCAAGCGCGCCGAAGTGCACCTCAAGTCGCTCGGCATCGGCGACACCGTCTATGTCGGCCCCGAAGCCGAATTCTTCATGTTCGACGATGTCCGGTTCGAAACCAGCTATTCGACCAGCTATTTCGCGATCGACGACATCGAACTGCCGACCAACAGCGGCAAGGAATATGAAGCCGGCAACCTGGCCCACCGGCCGCGCGCCAAGGGCGGTTATTTCCCGGTCGCGCCGGTCGACAGCGCCACCGATATCCGCGGCGAAATGGTTTCGACCATGATGGAAATGGGCCTGCCGTGCGACAAGCACCACCACGAAGTGGCGGCCGCGCAGCACGAACTCGGCCTCACCTTCGGCACGCTGGTCGAAACCGCCGACCGCATGCAGATCTACAAATATGTCGTCCACATGGTCGCGCAGGCCTATGGCAAGACGGCGACGTTCATGCCCAAGCCGATCAAGGAAGATAACGGTTCCGGCATGCACACCCACATGTCGATCTGGGACGGCGGCAACCCGCTGTTCGCAGGCGACGGCTATGCCGGCCTTTCGGAAATGTGCCTCTATTTCATCGGCGGCGTCATCAAGCACGCCAAGGCGCTCAATGCCTTCACCAACCCGACCACCAACAGCTACAAGCGTCTGGTGCCGGGCTATGAAGCGCCGGTGCTGCTCGCCTATTCGAGCCGCAACCGTTCGGCGTCGTGCCGCATTCCGTACGGCGCAGGCAGCAAGGCGAAGCGCGTCGAATTCCGCTTCCCCGATGCGATGGCCAATCCGTATCTCTGCTATGCGGCGCTGCTGATGGCCGGCCTCGACGGCATCCAGAACAAGATCCATCCGGGCGACCCGATGGACAAGAATCTCTATGATCTGCCGCCGGCCGAGCTGGAAGCGGTGCCGACCGTCGCCGGCTCGCTCCGCGAAGCGCTCGACAGCCTCGAGGCGGACATGGACTTCCTGCTCAAGGGTGACGTGTTCACCAAGGATCAGGTCGAAGCCTATATCGAACTCAAGCGCGAAGACGTCGCGGCCTGGGAAATGACCCCCAGCCCGGTCGAATTCGACATGTATTACAGCGCCTGA
- a CDS encoding quinone oxidoreductase family protein, which yields MAHAARIERTGGPEVIQWSEVAVPDPGPGEVRIRTTAAGLNFIDTYHRSGLYPVALPAVLGLEGAGVIEAVGEGVDGLAEGDHVVTYGPQLGAYATHRTLAAEHLFKLPEGVDDEIAAATFLKGCTAEFLIERCARVEAGMTVLVHAAAGGVGSLLVQWLKHIGATVIGTVGSPGKAERARRHGADHVIEYKRESIAERVREITNGKGVPVILDGVGADSWQASLDSAAPRGLIVSYGNASGPVEGVALATLNRHGSLFVTRPKLFDYYATAEAREAGAGRLFELLADGVLRPEIGQRFALSEAAEAHRRIEAGETQGATLLIP from the coding sequence ATGGCACATGCAGCGCGTATCGAACGGACCGGCGGGCCCGAGGTTATCCAGTGGAGCGAAGTTGCGGTGCCCGATCCCGGACCGGGCGAGGTGCGGATACGCACCACCGCGGCCGGCCTGAATTTCATCGATACCTATCATCGCAGCGGCCTCTATCCGGTCGCACTGCCCGCTGTGCTCGGCCTCGAAGGCGCCGGCGTCATCGAGGCCGTGGGCGAGGGCGTCGACGGTCTTGCCGAGGGCGACCATGTCGTCACCTATGGTCCGCAGCTCGGCGCCTATGCCACGCACCGCACCCTTGCCGCCGAGCATCTTTTCAAGCTGCCGGAGGGCGTGGACGATGAAATCGCCGCCGCCACCTTTCTCAAGGGTTGTACCGCCGAATTCCTGATCGAGCGTTGCGCGCGCGTGGAGGCAGGGATGACCGTGCTCGTCCATGCCGCGGCGGGCGGGGTCGGTTCGCTGCTCGTCCAGTGGCTGAAGCATATCGGCGCGACTGTGATCGGGACGGTCGGCAGCCCCGGAAAGGCCGAACGCGCACGCCGTCACGGCGCCGATCATGTGATCGAATACAAACGCGAGTCGATCGCCGAGCGCGTGCGCGAGATCACCAACGGGAAGGGCGTGCCGGTGATTCTCGACGGGGTCGGGGCGGACAGCTGGCAGGCGTCGCTCGACAGCGCCGCGCCGCGCGGGCTGATCGTCAGCTACGGCAATGCCAGCGGCCCGGTCGAGGGCGTCGCGCTTGCGACGTTGAACCGGCACGGATCGCTGTTCGTCACGCGCCCCAAGCTGTTCGACTATTATGCGACGGCCGAAGCGCGCGAGGCCGGGGCGGGGCGGCTGTTCGAACTGCTTGCCGATGGTGTGCTCAGACCCGAAATCGGCCAGCGTTTCGCGCTGTCGGAAGCGGCCGAGGCGCATCGCCGCATCGAAGCGGGCGAAACGCAGGGCGCGACGTTGTTGATTCCGTAA
- a CDS encoding SDR family NAD(P)-dependent oxidoreductase yields the protein MERFAGKTVIVTGAASGMGAAAAHRFAEEGANVVALDLDADALDGACADLPADRLLKKAGDTANSDTARSAVADAVDRFGGVDVLINNAGTVVQGDAVQTSEDDWDRVIDVNVNGYFHMAKAALPELRKARGAIVMTSSVSGTGGDWGMLAYNTSKGAVTNMVRAMALDEGAHGVRVNAVNPSFTKTGMTEAIQDDPEMIDRFMARIPLGRPGEPEDVADVMAFLASDDARFVTGVNLPVDGGASASNGQPDQR from the coding sequence ATGGAGCGTTTCGCAGGAAAAACCGTCATCGTCACCGGCGCCGCGTCGGGCATGGGCGCGGCCGCCGCCCATCGTTTCGCCGAAGAGGGCGCCAATGTCGTCGCGCTCGACCTCGACGCCGATGCGCTTGACGGGGCGTGCGCCGATCTGCCCGCCGACCGGCTTCTCAAGAAGGCCGGAGATACCGCCAACAGCGATACCGCGCGCAGCGCCGTCGCCGACGCGGTCGATCGCTTCGGCGGCGTCGACGTGCTGATCAACAATGCCGGAACGGTGGTGCAGGGCGATGCGGTGCAGACATCGGAAGACGACTGGGATCGCGTGATCGACGTCAATGTGAACGGCTATTTCCACATGGCCAAGGCCGCCTTGCCCGAATTGCGCAAGGCCAGGGGGGCGATCGTAATGACCTCCTCGGTTTCGGGGACCGGCGGCGACTGGGGCATGCTCGCCTATAACACGTCGAAAGGCGCAGTGACCAACATGGTCCGCGCGATGGCGCTTGATGAAGGCGCGCATGGCGTGCGCGTCAACGCGGTCAATCCCAGCTTCACGAAGACGGGAATGACAGAGGCGATTCAGGACGACCCGGAGATGATCGACAGGTTCATGGCGCGGATCCCGCTCGGCCGTCCGGGCGAGCCGGAGGATGTCGCCGATGTGATGGCGTTCCTTGCCAGTGACGACGCGCGCTTCGTCACCGGCGTCAACCTGCCCGTCGATGGCGGCGCTTCGGCATCGAACGGCCAGCCCGACCAGCGCTGA
- a CDS encoding SDR family NAD(P)-dependent oxidoreductase translates to MGRFAGKTVIVTGAASGIGAAAVRRFLGEGANVVAFDLSGEKLAALARDLPVDRFVTQTGDAANAEDIQATVDLAVDRFGRIDVLINNAGTVTFGDVTETSIEEWNRVMTVNVTGYFLMAKTAMPELRKHKGAIVMTSSLSGLGGDPHLVAYNTSKGAVTNMVRAMAIDHAPDGVRVNAVNPTFTRTGMTEEMQEDTETVAKFVARIPMGRPGEPDDLAKAMLFLASDEAGFITGVNLPVDGGSTASSTQAL, encoded by the coding sequence TTGGGTCGATTTGCAGGAAAGACCGTCATCGTAACGGGCGCGGCTTCGGGGATCGGTGCCGCCGCGGTCCGCCGTTTTCTGGGCGAAGGCGCCAATGTCGTGGCGTTCGATCTGAGCGGCGAAAAGCTCGCCGCGCTGGCGCGCGATTTGCCGGTAGACCGGTTTGTAACGCAAACCGGCGACGCCGCGAACGCCGAAGATATCCAGGCCACGGTGGACCTGGCTGTCGATCGCTTCGGTCGAATCGACGTGCTGATCAACAATGCCGGAACGGTGACCTTCGGCGATGTGACCGAAACCAGTATCGAGGAATGGAACCGTGTGATGACTGTGAACGTCACCGGCTATTTCCTGATGGCGAAGACGGCGATGCCCGAACTGCGCAAGCACAAGGGCGCGATCGTGATGACGTCGTCGCTGTCGGGGCTGGGCGGCGATCCGCATCTGGTGGCCTACAACACGTCGAAGGGTGCGGTGACCAACATGGTTCGCGCAATGGCGATCGATCACGCGCCCGACGGCGTTCGCGTCAATGCGGTCAACCCCACCTTCACGCGCACCGGCATGACCGAGGAAATGCAGGAGGATACCGAAACGGTGGCGAAATTCGTCGCGCGCATCCCGATGGGGCGCCCCGGCGAGCCTGATGACCTGGCCAAGGCGATGCTGTTTCTCGCCAGTGACGAGGCGGGGTTCATCACCGGCGTGAACCTGCCTGTCGACGGCGGATCGACCGCGTCGAGCACGCAGGCGCTCTGA
- a CDS encoding SLC13 family permease, which produces MTLPQTLSVIVLAVMMALFIWGRFRYDVVAVMALLAGIATGIVSPEAAFTGFSDDIVIIVGSALVLSGAVQRSGVIERLMLLLQKRVKRTEAQLLVLTASVGFASALVKNIGALAMMIPVAFQMSKRSNTAPSSFLMPMSFASLLGGLMTLIGTSPNIIVSSVREEMTGEPFRMFDYLPVGLGLTLIGLAFLPIGYRMLPRDRRAAPTLGEALDIQDYVTEVRIGPRSPAIDETVADFIARHDHEVTITNLIRDHTRSAPFPDTVLHADDILILGGSPDSLERVIAGDRLELEGRETISDNGSDIGVIEAVVGTDSPLVMRTASRMQLRERFGVNLIAVSRQGERLVRRLGNIMLSAGDVIVLQGPLDLLPERLRDLGCLPLAERSLRLGNNARRTLLPLVILAAAMSATALGLVPVAVAFFAAAGLVVISGALPVREAYSHIEWPILIMLAALIPVSDSLRTTGASTLIGEHLSVLASTLPPWGAVMLIMAAAMAVTPFLNNAATVLVMAPIAATFASGLGYRPEPFLMATAVGAGCDFLTPIGHQCNTLVMGPGGYKFGDYARLGAPLSLLVLLFGTPLIMWFWPAV; this is translated from the coding sequence ATGACGCTGCCCCAGACATTATCGGTCATCGTTCTTGCGGTGATGATGGCGCTCTTCATCTGGGGCCGGTTCCGATATGACGTCGTTGCGGTGATGGCGCTGCTCGCCGGGATCGCCACCGGCATCGTCTCGCCCGAAGCGGCCTTTACCGGCTTTTCCGACGATATCGTCATCATCGTGGGATCGGCGCTGGTGCTTTCGGGCGCGGTGCAGCGATCGGGCGTGATCGAGCGGCTGATGCTGCTCCTGCAAAAGCGCGTGAAGCGGACCGAGGCGCAGCTGCTTGTGCTCACCGCCAGCGTCGGATTCGCCTCGGCGCTGGTCAAGAATATCGGCGCGCTGGCGATGATGATTCCCGTCGCCTTCCAGATGTCGAAACGCTCGAACACCGCGCCGTCCTCCTTTCTGATGCCGATGTCCTTCGCCTCGCTGCTTGGCGGGCTGATGACGCTGATCGGCACGTCGCCGAACATCATCGTGTCGAGCGTGCGCGAGGAAATGACAGGCGAGCCGTTCAGGATGTTCGATTATCTGCCGGTCGGGCTCGGGTTGACGCTGATCGGGCTGGCGTTCCTTCCGATCGGCTATCGCATGCTGCCGCGTGACCGGCGGGCGGCGCCGACGCTCGGCGAAGCGCTCGACATCCAGGATTATGTCACCGAGGTGCGCATCGGCCCACGCTCGCCTGCGATCGACGAGACCGTCGCCGATTTCATCGCGCGGCACGACCACGAAGTGACGATCACCAATCTGATCCGCGATCACACCCGCAGCGCACCCTTTCCCGATACGGTGCTGCATGCCGACGACATCCTGATCCTCGGCGGTTCGCCCGACAGTCTCGAACGCGTGATCGCCGGCGACCGGCTCGAGCTCGAGGGGCGCGAGACGATCAGCGACAACGGCTCCGACATAGGCGTGATCGAAGCGGTGGTCGGCACCGATTCGCCGCTGGTGATGCGCACTGCCAGCCGTATGCAGTTGCGCGAGCGATTCGGCGTCAATCTGATCGCGGTGTCGCGGCAGGGTGAACGGCTGGTCCGGCGGCTGGGCAATATCATGCTCTCGGCGGGCGACGTCATCGTGCTGCAGGGGCCGCTCGATCTGTTGCCTGAGCGGCTGCGCGATCTCGGCTGCCTGCCGCTCGCCGAACGCTCGCTCCGGCTCGGCAACAATGCCCGGCGCACGCTGTTGCCGCTCGTCATCCTGGCCGCAGCGATGAGCGCGACGGCGCTGGGGCTGGTGCCGGTCGCGGTCGCTTTTTTCGCGGCGGCGGGGCTGGTGGTGATTTCGGGCGCGCTGCCGGTGCGCGAAGCCTATTCGCATATCGAATGGCCGATCCTGATCATGCTCGCCGCGCTGATCCCGGTGTCGGACAGCCTGCGCACCACCGGCGCCAGCACGCTGATCGGCGAGCATCTTTCGGTGCTGGCGTCGACATTGCCGCCCTGGGGCGCGGTGATGCTGATCATGGCCGCGGCGATGGCGGTCACGCCCTTCCTCAACAATGCCGCGACGGTGCTGGTGATGGCGCCGATCGCCGCGACTTTCGCCAGCGGCCTGGGCTATCGCCCCGAGCCCTTCCTGATGGCGACGGCGGTCGGCGCTGGATGCGATTTCCTCACTCCGATCGGGCATCAGTGCAACACGCTGGTGATGGGCCCGGGCGGCTACAAGTTCGGTGACTATGCCCGTCTCGGCGCGCCGCTGTCGCTGCTTGTCCTGCTGTTCGGCACGCCGCTGATCATGTGGTTCTGGCCGGCGGTCTAG
- a CDS encoding S24 family peptidase → MDEMAQRAAIAALMAEHGESHASMSRLLGRNPAYFQQYMRRGSPRLLPERDRALLARYFGVAEETLGGPAAVGMTPIPRLDVDAAAGPGGLAEGDLRQRPAALDPALLRRLGVRASAASMIRVLGDSMEPLLSDGDEILVDRDRRTPSARAGLFVLRIEETLKVKQLRAIGCDVEIASANPAHGGPRIVPGGAIDVIGRVVWLSRALI, encoded by the coding sequence ATGGATGAAATGGCGCAACGCGCGGCAATCGCGGCCCTGATGGCGGAACATGGCGAAAGCCATGCGTCGATGTCGCGGCTGCTGGGCCGTAACCCGGCGTATTTCCAGCAATATATGCGGCGTGGGTCGCCCCGATTGCTGCCCGAGCGCGATCGTGCGCTGCTCGCGCGCTATTTCGGCGTGGCGGAAGAAACGCTGGGCGGGCCGGCGGCGGTGGGGATGACTCCGATCCCCCGGCTCGACGTCGATGCCGCCGCCGGTCCCGGCGGGCTCGCGGAAGGCGATCTGCGTCAGCGCCCGGCCGCGCTCGATCCCGCGTTGCTGCGCCGTCTCGGCGTGCGGGCGAGCGCGGCGTCGATGATTCGCGTACTCGGCGACTCGATGGAGCCGCTGCTGTCCGACGGTGACGAAATCCTCGTCGATCGCGATCGCCGCACGCCATCGGCACGCGCCGGCCTGTTCGTCCTGCGCATCGAGGAGACGCTCAAGGTGAAACAGCTTCGCGCGATCGGCTGCGACGTCGAAATCGCCAGCGCCAATCCGGCGCATGGCGGCCCGCGCATCGTGCCGGGCGGGGCAATCGATGTGATCGGCCGTGTCGTCTGGCTGTCACGCGCGCTGATCTAG